A single Drechmeria coniospora strain ARSEF 6962 chromosome 03, whole genome shotgun sequence DNA region contains:
- a CDS encoding 60S ribosomal protein L33, with amino-acid sequence MPSESGHRLYVKGRHLSYQRSRHITHPGTSLIKIEGVDDTNGANFYLGKKVAYVYRAQREIRGSKIRVIWGKVTRPHGNSGVVRAKFTSPLPTKSFGVTRRRDPDAQDDRVDTSILDPFLTRKPWDDEIYGERKDSETVHADGRVDPSILDPSLTRKPWDDEIYGERKDTETVHADGRVDPSILDPSLTRKPWDDEVTGGERIPRRSMPMAMVRLSPSRSDELADKRRARANWTQRDDWRSRWCAAKADVFTAEHEARALMREESGIKSPAQFPARRRAAAPAKLVTTRSSVRCTIRNSFSKSTGYPAGSWLTGMLVHGDGHEA; translated from the exons ATGCCTTCGGAGAGTGGCCACAGAT TATACGTCAA GGGACGTCACCTGAGCTATCAACGCTCGCGTCACATCACCCACCCCGGCACGAGCCTGATCAAGATCGAGGGCGTTGACGACACCAACGGTGCCAA CTTCTACCTGGGCAAGAAGGTCGCCTACGTCTACCGGGCCCAGCGCGAGATCCGAGGCTCCAAGATCCGTGTCATCTGGGGCAAGGTCACCCGACCGCACG GCAATTCCGGCGTCGTCCGCGCCAAGTTCACTTCTCCTCTCCCCACAAAGTCGTTCG GAGTGACGAGACGGCGCGATCCCGACGCCCAAGATGACCGAGTCGACACATCCATCCTCGATCCATTCTTGACCCGGAAGCCGTGGGACGACGAAATTTACGGGGAGAGAAAGGATAGCGAAACGGTCCATGCCGATGGCCGAGTCgacccatccatcctcgaTCCATCCTTGACCCGGAAGCCGTGGGACGACGAAATTTACGGGGAGAGAAAGGATACCGAGACGGTCCATGCCGATGGCCGAGTCgacccatccatcctcgaTCCATCCTTGACCCGGAAGCCGTGGGACGACGAAGTTACGGGGGGAGAAAGGATACCGAGACGGTCCATGCCGATGGCCATGGTACGCTTGTCGCCTTCGAGGTCAGACGAGCTGGCGGACAAGCGACGTGCGAGAGCGAACTGGACACAACGGGACGACTGGCGATCGAGGTGGTGCGCAGCCAAGGCGGATGTCTTCACGGCTGAGCATGAAGCACGGGCCTTGATGAGGGAGGAAAGCGGCAT CAAGTCCCCGGCCCAGTTCCCGGCCCGACGAAGGGCTGCCGCACCGGCGAAGCTGGTCACGACACGGAGCAGCGTCCGCTGCACAATTCGGAACTCTTTCTCGAAAAGCACCGGCTATCCCGCGGGGTCGTGGCTCACCGGCATGCTCGTACATGGCGATGGCCACGAAGCGTGA
- a CDS encoding Mediator of RNA polymerase II transcription subunit 14 has protein sequence MDKSAARTMELKENTTIVVLGASGDLAKKKTYPALFGLYRNQFLPKDVRIVGYARTKMDHEEYLRRIKSYMKTPTKEIEQQLEKFCGLCSYISGQYDKDESFENLNRHLQELEKDRPETHRLFYMALPPSVFTIVSQHLKKCCYPTKGIARVIVEKPFGKDLASSRELQKSLEPDWREEELFRIDHYLGKEMVKNILILRFGNSFLGATWNRHNIDNVQITFKEPFGTEGRGGYFDEFGIIRDVMQNHLLQVLTLLAMERPLSFDSEDIRDEKVRVLRAISPIEPKNVIIGQYGRSLDGSKPSYKEDDTVPKDSRCPTFCALVAHIKNERWDGVPFIMKAGKALNEQKTEIRIQFKDVTSGIFKDIPRNELVMRIQPNESVYIKMNSKLPGLSMQTVVTELDLTYRRRFSDLKIPEAYESLVLDCLKGDHSNFVRDDELDASWRIFTPLLHYLDDNKEIIPMEYPYGSRGPAVLDDFTASYGYKFSDAAGYQWPTTVAASPHKLYVFAAAAACVKMPPSRPGSRLLVRASWLTMTQLISTGWKKVSSLWAGHDWSASRSPATRHLSPPTDTDAARSLLGTSLEKAHAICDKAPFQSACDSPTRLGCLRRIRAGLRQGADMPGVVGEPDGHKGTRSDHDRDSAVDSFNGPRSAEDQRTAAPDKGKALAADKDHEAVGSGEAVDVPALPPSTDAASHEVERSDETRSRMNDLPDEIIHITQGFIPLSLLLSRLAQVSHNTLQEKIVELSKMPLPGALVNGNAAYSSAGADDSSNENLRKKAAIANLAQDLHGKWLKALVIAEWSRKSGMVSKLIDLKFHIDQQRMLYDAALDNIANVKRDLTFARMPSPDLKTALQVLATGSAPWMPDLSYIELPPLTPGEQLRWMNELDTLLSLRLNINDYDSIPYHFRNYKVGQGRVTFMVEGEFEVDLTIADEDFDKQLWFIDFRYAFTPAASSLSDSLRAYLEVCVNEALSKDGLAGCYQFLHEFVLTCKINELKRQATQLSRSSWSGTLTIEPLNRALAIQYWTPRAAVTGTKSWILVTVNSARTSGGTSDPKSSSFITAKWYRDNKEVTEVDIELDKEHLSAEDLLTNVVGRHVGFLLTSIRSKLMSAARFQSRDSSMDLGVSLRDPTASYLSIQVGYGDKVTLLVEPTTGAFVLKPHSKFAIQYEHQLNAVKNPAEEGGACLEKVRCAMMENELNRQANSMGWHLQKSPLTLDQMKSVTELCEWSRAVWLQKDGWGASWFVAIFLGVGGDEWWLLEASVQLPVQATPSAGANEPQRNRNDTRRVISFKQQLPLSMGYPDLSEGFWNSLALFGTGLISQSVDLRELNRQGIKSKPGGSVDLLLPQQVRNPSIEISLSALFPAMVAGGSRRKSGRTRASSESDSVGADNAELFSLMRKYTGAAVAPRQSWADDAVSIHFKGIRTRAKGGEEPEEDDGSAAKGIRLTCISDAIIRVQRPAKFEILKDTVDHDVSYNPRKGEFSLRIRRGVDEPILEALKSRIKAIDRFVSSFEALQNAGGAIRRVTVTLRMVAFTYGEPAPQETGRQEDESSRQTDAQLPSKRWLMVLDLSMDDIGIELEAGNPHLRVVDLMRSLVNGEGGIGALMAWLPASLPTLTAIEEMQSKWEDEPWGKRAQMEFSMKTMAWISITYTMTSSSGGTEEKKRVALDVRLQPRQEEAWWHISRSDAGAATDDEFTKALKPIWNGNGDGWLGLLTGAAGKPRGGMVNMLRAVNEAIGVAVRGNEQDGKDGQGEGKP, from the exons ATGGACAAGTCTGCCGCCAG GACCATGGAGCTGAAGGAGAACACGACCAtcgtcgtgctcggcgcCTCGGGCGACCTGGCGAAGAAAAAGACC TACCCCGCGCTTTTCGGACTG TACCGAAACCAGTTCCTCCCCAAAGACGTTAGGATCGTCGGGTACGCTCGCACCAAGATGGACCACGAGGAGTACCTGCGGAGGATCAAGTCGTACATGAAAACGCCCACCAAGGAGATTGAGCAGCAGCTGGAGAAGTTTTGCGGCCTGTGCTCGTACATCTCGGGCCAGTACGACAAGGACGAATCCTTCGAGAACCTGAACAGGCACCTGCAGGAGCTGGAGAAGGACCGGCCGGAGACGCATCGCTTGTTCTACATGGCGCTGCCGCCCAGCGTCTTCACCATCGTCTCTCAACACCTGAAGAAGTGCTGCTACCCGACCAAGGGCATCGCCCGCGTCATC GTCGAGAAGCCGTTCGGCAAGGATCTTGCCAGCTCCCGTGAGCTGCAAAAGTCTCTCGAGCCCGACtggagggaggaggagctctTCCGCATCGACCATTATCTCGGCAAGGAAATGGTCAAGAACATCCTGATACTCCGCTTCGGCAACTCCTTCCTGGGCGCCACCTGGAACAGGCACAACATCGACAACGTGCAAATCACCTTCAAGGAGCCCTTCGGCACcgagggccgaggagggtACTTTGACGAGTTCGGCATCATCCGAGACGTGATGCAGAACCACCTGCTGCAGGTGCTCACCCTGCTCGCCATGGAGCGACCCCTCTCGTTCGACTCGGAGGACATCCGCGACGAAAAGGTCCGCGTTCTCCGCGCCATTTCCCCCATCGAGCCCAAGAACGTCATCATCGGCCAGTACGGCCGGtccctcgacggcagcaaaCCGTCGTACAAGGAGGACGACACGGTGCCCAAGGACTCGAGGTGCCCTACCTTttgcgccctcgtcgcccacaTTAAGAACGAGCGCTGGGATGGCGTCCCGTTCATCATGAAGGCCGGCAAGGCGCTCAACGAGCAGAAGACGGAGATACGAATCCAGTTCAAGGACGTCACCTCGGGCATCTTCAAGGACATCCCGCGCAACGAACTTGTCATGCGCATCCAGCCGAACGAGAGCGTCTACATCAAGATGAATTCGAAGCTGCCCGGGCTCAGCATGCAGaccgtcgtcaccgagcTCGACCTCACCTACCGACGGCGCTTCTCCGACCTCAAGATTCCGGAGGCGTACGAGTCCCTGGTGCTCGACTGCCTCAAGGGCGATCACTCCAATTTTGTgcgtgacgacgagctcgacgcaaGCTGGCGCATATTTACCCCCCTCCTCCACTACCTCGACGACAACAAGGAAATCATCCCCATGGAGTACCCGTATG GCTCCCGCGGCCCTGCCGTCCTGGACGACTTCACGGCCTCGTACGGTTACAAGTTCAGCGATGCTGCTGGATACCAGTGGCCGACCACGGTCGCCGCCTCTCCCCACAAGTTGTACGttttcgccgccgccgccgcatgcGTGAAGATGCCCCCATCACGCCCGGGCAGTCGACTGCTCGTGCGTGCCTCTTGGCTGACCATGACGCAGTTAATATCTACCGGTTGGAAGAAAGTAAGCTCCTTGTGGGCTGGCCATGACTGGAGCG CTTCCCGCTCACCTGCAACTCGACacctctcgccgccgaccgacaCCGACGCCGCACGCTCGCTGCTTGGCACATCTCTGGAGAAGGCGCACGCCATCTGCGACAAGGCGCCGTTTCAATCTGCATGCGACTCACCAACGCGCCTCGGCTGCCTGCGAAGG ATACGTGCGGGACTCCGCCAGGGGGCGGATATGCCTGGCGTCGTAGGCGAGCCGGACGGCCACAAGGGCACTCGCAGCGACCACGATAGGGActccgccgtcgacagctTTAATGGCCCGCGCTCCGCCGAAGACCAGCGGACTGCTGCGCCCGATAAGGGCAaggctctcgccgccgacaaggaccatgaagccgtcggcagcggagaggccgtcgacgtgcccGCCCTGCCGCCCTCCACCGATGCAGCCTCGCACGAGGTCGAGCGGTCCGACGAAACGCGCTCGAGGATGAATGATCTACCGGACGAGATCATCCACATCACTCAAGGGTTTATTCCGCTATCGCTGTTGCTCTCGCGACTGGCCCAAGTGTCGCACAACACTCTCCAGGAAAAGATTGTAGAGCTCTCCAAAATGCCGCTACCGGGGGCCCTCGTCAACGGAAATGCGGCCTACAGCTcggccggagccgacgacaGCTCCAACGAGAATCTCCGCAAGAAGGCGGCGATAGCAAACCTTGCGCAGGACTTGCATGGGAAGTGGCTCAAGGCGCTGGTCATCGCAGAATGGAGCCGAAAATCCGGCATGGTCAGCAAACTGATAGATCTGAAGTTCCACATCGACCAACAAAGGATGCTGTACGATGCCGCGCTTGACAACATCGCCAACGTCAAGCGCGACCTGACGTTTGCGCGGATGCCGAGTCCTGACCTGAAGACGGCACTGCAAGTTCTCGCCACCGGCTCCGCGCCCTGGATGCCCGAT CTCAGCTACATCGAGCTACCTCCTTTGACGCCTGGCGAGCAGCTGAGATGGATGAACGAGCTGGATACCCTGCTCTCGCTCCGATTGAACATCAACGACTACGACAGCATACCGTATCATTTCCGAAACTACAAGGTTGGCCAAGGGCGCGTGACTTTCATGGTCGAAGGCGAGTTCGAGGTCGACCTGACCATCGCGGACGAGGATTTCGACAAGCAGCTATGGTTCATCGACTTCCGATATGCCTTCACCCCCGCAGCCTCTTCCCTGTCCGACTCGCTGCGGGCATACTTGGAAGTTTGCGTCAACGAAGCCCTGAGCAAGGACGGCTTGGCGGGTTGCTACCAGTTTCTGCACGAGTTTGTCCTGACGTGCAAGATCAACGAGCTCAAACGTCAGGCTACGCAGTTGAGCAGAAGCTCCTGGAGCGGGACTCTGACGATCGAGCCACTGAATCGCGCCCTGGCCATTCAGTACTGGACGCCCCGGGCAGCAGTTACGGGAACGAAATCCTGGATTCTGGTGACGGTCAACAGCGCCCGCACGTCTGGCGGAACGAGCGACCCTAAATCGTCAAGCTTCATCACCGCGAAATGGTACCGCGACAACAAGGAGGTCACAGAGGTGGACATTGAACTGGACAAGGAGCACCTTTCTGCCGAAGACCTCCTGACCAACGTCGTGGGCCGCCACGTTGGCTTCCTCCTGACCAGCATACGCAGCAAGCTGATGTCGGCCGCACGATTCCAGAGTCGGGACTCTAGCATGGATCTTGGCGTTTCTCTGCGTGACCCGACCGCATCGTACCTGTCAATTCAAGTCGGATACGGCGACAAGGTGACGCTGTTGGTGGAACCGACGACTGGTGCATTCGTGCTGAAGCCTCACTCCAAGTTCGCCATCCAATACGAGCACCAGCTGAACGCGGTCAAGAatccggccgaggagggaggggccTGTCTGGAAAAGGTGCGGTGCGCGATGATGGAGAATGAGCTCAACAGGCAGGCCAATTCCATGGGATGGCACCTGCAAAAGTCACCCTTGACCCTTGATCAGATGAAGTCGGTGACGGAGCTCTGCGAATGGTCCCGCGCCGTCTGGCTCCAGAAAGACGGCTGGGGCGCGAGCTGGTTTGTGgccatcttcctcggcgttggcggaGACGAATGGTGGCTTCTCGAAGCGTCAGTCCAACTCCCCGTGCAGGCAACCCCATCCGCCGGTGCTAACGAGCCTCAAAGGAACCGCAACGATACGAGGCGCGTCATCAGTTTCAAGCAACAGCTGCCGCTCAGCATGGGATACCCCGACCTATCAGAGGGCTTCTGGAACAGCCTGGCCCTGTTCGGGACGGGCCTCATCTCGCAGTCGGTGGACCTGCGCGAGCTGAATCGACAAGGAATCAAAAGCAAACcgggcggcagcgtcgacttGTTGCTTCCACAGCAAGTGCGGAACCCTTCGATCGAAATCTCGCTGTCCGCCTTGTTCCCCGCCATGGTTGCTGGCGGTTCTAGGAGAAAGTCAGGCCGGACTCGGGCTTCGTCCGAGAGCGactccgtcggcgccgataACGCGGAGCTGTTCTCGCTCATGCGAAAGTACACCGGCGCAGCCGTGGCGCCGAGACAATCGTGGGCAGATGACGCCGTATCCATCCACTTCAAGGGGATCCGGACCCGCGCCAAGGGTGGCGAAGAACCCGAGGAAGATGATggctcggcggccaaggggaTCAGGCTCACTTGCATCTCGGACGCCATCATCAGGGTGCAACGACCTGCCAAGTTCGAGATCCTGAAGGACACGGTAGACCACGATGTCTCGTACAATCCTCGCAAAGGCGAGTTCTCGCTTCGAATTCGGCGAGGGGTGGACGAGCCCATTCTGGAAGCGCTCAAGTCCCGGATCAAGGCCATCGATCGGTTTGTCAGCTCGTTCGAGGCCTTGCAGAACGCAGGCGGCGCCATCAGGCGGGTGACCGTCACACTGCGCATGGTGGCGTTCACCTACGGCGAGCCGGCGCCTCAGGAGACAGGACGGCAGGAGGACGAGTCGAGCCGGCAGACGGACGCACAGCTGCCGTCCAAGCGGTGGCTAATGGTGCTTGACCTGTCGATGGACGACATCGgcatcgagctcgaggcgggcAACCCCCACCTTCGAGTCGTCGACTTGATGCGGAGCCTGGTTAACGGCGAAGGAGGCATCGGCGCACTCATGGCATGGCTGCCGGCGTCTCTCCCTACTCTGACGGCGATAGAGGAGATGCAGTCGAAGTGGGAGGACGAGCCGTGGGGCAAGCGGGCGCAGATGGAGTTCTCGATGAAGACGATGGCTTGGATAAGCATCACCTACAccatgacgtcgtcgtcaggaGGCaccgaggagaagaagcgcGTCGCACTCGACGTACGGCTGCAGCCAAGACAGGAGGAGGCCTGGTGGCACATCTCGCGCTCGGATGCGGGTGCCGCAACCGATGATGAGTTCACCAAGGCGCTGAAGCCCATCTGGAATGGAAACGGAGACGGCTGGCTGGGCCTCCTAACCGGTGCAGCGGGTAAGCCTCGTGGCGGCATGGTGAACATGCTCCGCGCCGTCaacgaggccatcggcgtcgccgtccgaGGCAACGAGCAGGATGGAAAAGATGGGCAAGGCGAGGGCAAGCCATAG